Proteins found in one Thermaerobacter subterraneus DSM 13965 genomic segment:
- the trpD gene encoding anthranilate phosphoribosyltransferase, whose translation MESNALQAALARVLSGRDLTAAEAEAAMDVIMSGAATPAQVAGYLVALRMKGETPAEIAGSARAMRRHATPVPTRRQGVMDTCGTGGDGRHTFNISTLAAIVAAAAGVPVAKHGNRSVSSRCGSADVLEALGVPLDLEPAALGRCLDEVGIAFLFAPRLHGAMRHAAGPRRELGIRTIFNLLGPLTNPAGARYQLLGVYAAELVEPVARVLAELGVERALVVHGAPGLDEMSVCGPTLVGRVDGDQVTLTTVEPAAAGLPVYPLEAIAGGDPARNAAIARQVLEGRRGPYRDAVIFNAAGALLAAGRVGDLREGVAEAARLLDSGAAAAKLEEWVRLAQALAPRPAGEVAG comes from the coding sequence ATGGAGAGCAACGCCCTGCAGGCGGCCCTGGCCCGGGTGCTCTCGGGCCGCGACCTGACGGCCGCCGAGGCCGAAGCGGCCATGGACGTCATCATGTCCGGGGCGGCCACCCCGGCCCAGGTGGCCGGCTATCTGGTGGCCCTGCGCATGAAGGGGGAGACGCCGGCAGAGATCGCCGGTTCGGCCCGGGCGATGCGGCGCCACGCCACCCCGGTGCCCACCCGGCGCCAGGGGGTGATGGACACCTGCGGCACCGGGGGCGACGGCCGCCACACCTTCAACATCTCCACCCTGGCGGCCATCGTGGCGGCGGCCGCGGGGGTGCCGGTGGCCAAGCACGGCAACCGGTCCGTTTCCAGCCGCTGCGGCAGCGCCGACGTGCTGGAGGCCCTGGGCGTGCCCCTGGACCTGGAGCCGGCGGCCCTGGGCCGCTGCCTGGACGAGGTGGGCATCGCCTTCCTCTTCGCACCCCGGCTCCACGGGGCCATGCGCCATGCCGCCGGCCCCCGCCGGGAGCTGGGGATCCGGACCATCTTCAACCTGCTGGGCCCGCTGACCAACCCGGCCGGAGCCCGCTACCAGCTGCTGGGCGTCTACGCCGCCGAGCTGGTGGAGCCGGTGGCCCGGGTGCTGGCCGAGCTGGGGGTGGAACGGGCCCTGGTGGTCCACGGGGCGCCGGGCCTCGACGAGATGTCCGTTTGCGGTCCCACCCTGGTGGGCCGGGTGGACGGCGACCAGGTCACCCTCACGACGGTGGAACCGGCCGCCGCCGGGCTACCGGTGTATCCCCTCGAGGCCATTGCCGGCGGCGATCCCGCCCGCAACGCGGCCATCGCCCGCCAGGTCTTGGAGGGGCGCCGGGGGCCGTACCGCGACGCCGTCATTTTCAACGCCGCCGGCGCCCTTCTGGCCGCCGGCCGGGTGGGCGACCTGCGGGAAGGGGTGGCCGAGGCGGCCCGGCTCCTGGACAGCGGTGCGGCGGCCGCCAAGCTGGAGGAGTGGGTGCGCCTGGCCCAGGCGCTGGCCCCCCGGCCAGCCGGGGAGGTGGCGGGATGA
- a CDS encoding indole-3-glycerol phosphate synthase TrpC, translated as MTQGALAGRLAAIVASVERRLAERQARRPEAVLERAVEEVLAREPRRSLAAALAGGRRRPVPAVIAEIKRASPAAGRLAGAGGGSFDPEGQARAYVEGGAAALSVVTEPDHFQGDVADLGRVRPLGLPVLRKDFIVSRYQLLESVLAGADAVLLIARIVPPRLLARLVRAAEEAGLEPFVEVNDRRDVEAAVAAGARLIGVNHRDLDTFTLDPGRFAELVPLLPEEAIRVAASGIATPQRARELHALGADAVLVGEALMRSGHPAGWLRQLAAGAGGGAP; from the coding sequence ATGACCCAGGGCGCCCTGGCGGGCCGGCTGGCCGCCATCGTGGCCAGCGTGGAGCGGCGCCTGGCGGAGCGGCAGGCCCGGCGGCCCGAGGCCGTCCTGGAGCGGGCGGTGGAAGAGGTATTAGCCCGGGAACCCCGCCGCAGCCTGGCTGCGGCCCTGGCCGGAGGGCGCCGGCGGCCGGTGCCGGCGGTGATCGCCGAGATCAAGCGGGCCTCGCCGGCGGCCGGGCGCCTGGCAGGCGCCGGCGGCGGGAGCTTCGACCCCGAGGGGCAAGCCCGCGCCTACGTGGAAGGCGGTGCGGCGGCGCTCAGCGTGGTGACCGAACCGGATCACTTCCAGGGCGATGTGGCGGATCTCGGGCGGGTGCGGCCCCTGGGGCTGCCGGTGCTGCGCAAGGATTTCATCGTCAGTCGGTACCAGCTTCTGGAGTCCGTGCTGGCCGGGGCCGACGCCGTGCTGCTCATCGCCCGCATCGTGCCGCCCCGGTTGCTGGCCCGGCTGGTGCGGGCGGCTGAAGAGGCGGGCCTTGAGCCCTTCGTCGAGGTCAACGACCGCCGGGACGTGGAGGCGGCCGTCGCCGCGGGGGCGCGGCTGATCGGCGTGAACCACCGGGACCTGGACACCTTCACCCTCGACCCCGGGCGGTTTGCGGAACTGGTGCCCCTCCTGCCGGAGGAAGCCATCCGGGTGGCCGCCAGCGGCATCGCCACCCCGCAGCGGGCCCGGGAGCTGCACGCCCTGGGAGCCGACGCCGTGCTGGTGGGCGAGGCGCTGATGCGCAGCGGGCATCCGGCCGGGTGGCTTCGCCAGCTGGCGGCGGGCGCAGGGGGTGGGGCTCCGTGA
- a CDS encoding phosphoribosylanthranilate isomerase, giving the protein MSTAGLWIKICGLRDAATARAALQAGADALGFVFAPSPRQVDPATVARIVAGLPRELPLERGPAGAGRAGSAGDFGPRPALVGVFVNASLAEILVVARQAGLTHVQLHGDEPEDLVAALQAEGLRVIRAVAAAARGAAGGTAAAAGRGAAVAHGTVAAASEATGTCSQDDPGETAGTGGAGHSSAAATTAGEGESPELQQALVTRADRVLLDAALPGQRGGTGQRADWAAAAWLARRRPLILAGGLNPENVAEAVRAVRPWGVDVSSGVERARGVKDPERIARFIAAARAAVGGGPEPVREKPPASHADKRWAGLR; this is encoded by the coding sequence GTGAGCACGGCCGGTCTCTGGATCAAGATCTGCGGCCTGCGGGATGCGGCCACCGCCCGGGCGGCCCTGCAGGCGGGCGCCGACGCCCTGGGCTTCGTCTTTGCTCCGAGCCCCCGGCAGGTCGACCCGGCCACCGTGGCGCGCATCGTAGCCGGGCTACCGCGGGAACTGCCGCTGGAGAGGGGACCGGCGGGGGCCGGCAGGGCCGGTTCCGCCGGCGATTTCGGACCGCGCCCTGCCCTGGTGGGCGTGTTCGTCAATGCCTCGCTGGCCGAGATCCTGGTCGTCGCTCGCCAGGCGGGGCTGACCCACGTTCAGCTCCACGGCGACGAGCCGGAGGACCTGGTGGCTGCCCTCCAGGCCGAGGGGCTGCGGGTGATCCGGGCGGTGGCGGCGGCGGCCAGGGGTGCTGCGGGCGGGACCGCCGCGGCCGCGGGCCGCGGTGCAGCCGTGGCCCATGGCACGGTAGCGGCCGCCAGCGAAGCCACGGGCACCTGCAGCCAAGACGACCCCGGCGAAACTGCGGGGACCGGCGGGGCAGGGCACTCCAGCGCAGCGGCGACCACGGCCGGGGAAGGGGAGTCCCCCGAGCTCCAGCAGGCCCTGGTCACCCGGGCCGACCGCGTGCTGCTGGATGCGGCGCTGCCCGGCCAGCGCGGGGGAACGGGGCAGCGGGCCGACTGGGCGGCAGCCGCCTGGCTGGCCCGCCGGCGGCCGCTGATCCTGGCCGGGGGGCTCAATCCCGAGAACGTGGCCGAGGCGGTGCGGGCTGTGCGCCCCTGGGGCGTCGACGTCTCCAGCGGGGTCGAACGGGCCCGCGGGGTCAAGGACCCTGAGCGGATCGCCCGCTTCATCGCCGCCGCCCGGGCGGCGGTCGGCGGCGGTCCCGAGCCGGTCCGGGAGAAGCCGCCGGCAAGCCATGCGGACAAGCGATGGGCGGGCTTGAGATAG
- the trpA gene encoding tryptophan synthase subunit alpha — translation MDPAVAGGAVAGEAAAGGVAAGGVEAGAEVPEPVNRLDAALARARSEGRAALIVYVTAGHPDLAVTRQLVPALFAAGADVVEVGMPFSDPLADGPTIQQSTQKALARGVRLAGVLDLVRDLRVQGVDGALVLLTYANPLLARGLLDDPSPLAAAGLDGVIVPDLPMVERGRAEAAFRAAGLHLIPMVAPTSSPEHVRRAAAGRGGFVYCVSVTGVTGARKNLPDELPAWLDRIRAAGPRPVAIGFGVSGPEQARALAAHADGVIVGSALVERIEEAARDGSSTDEQARVRAVVDAATAFVTALRQALTGNRP, via the coding sequence GTGGATCCAGCGGTAGCGGGTGGGGCAGTAGCTGGTGAAGCGGCGGCCGGTGGGGTGGCGGCCGGTGGGGTGGAGGCCGGCGCGGAGGTGCCCGAGCCGGTCAACCGCCTGGACGCCGCTCTGGCCCGGGCCCGCTCCGAGGGGCGGGCGGCGCTGATCGTGTACGTCACCGCTGGGCACCCCGACCTGGCGGTCACCCGGCAACTGGTGCCCGCGCTGTTCGCCGCGGGCGCCGACGTGGTGGAGGTGGGGATGCCCTTTTCCGATCCCCTGGCCGACGGGCCCACCATCCAGCAGTCGACCCAGAAGGCCCTGGCCCGCGGGGTGCGGCTGGCGGGGGTCCTGGATCTGGTGCGGGACCTGCGGGTCCAGGGCGTGGACGGGGCCCTGGTGCTGCTGACCTACGCCAACCCCCTCTTGGCCCGCGGCCTGCTGGATGACCCCAGCCCCCTGGCCGCCGCCGGCCTGGACGGGGTGATCGTCCCCGACCTGCCCATGGTGGAGCGGGGCCGGGCCGAGGCCGCCTTCCGGGCGGCCGGTCTGCACCTGATCCCCATGGTGGCGCCCACCAGCTCGCCCGAGCATGTGCGGCGGGCCGCGGCCGGGCGGGGCGGGTTCGTCTACTGCGTCTCGGTGACGGGGGTGACGGGGGCGCGGAAGAACCTGCCCGACGAGCTACCCGCGTGGCTCGACCGTATCCGGGCGGCGGGGCCGCGGCCGGTGGCCATCGGCTTTGGCGTCTCGGGGCCGGAGCAGGCCCGGGCCCTGGCCGCCCATGCCGACGGCGTCATCGTGGGCTCCGCCCTGGTGGAGCGGATCGAGGAGGCGGCCCGGGATGGCTCGTCCACAGACGAACAGGCGAGGGTCCGCGCGGTGGTGGATGCGGCGACCGCCTTCGTGACGGCCCTCCGGCAGGCTCTGACGGGGAACCGGCCTTGA
- a CDS encoding DUF4097 family beta strand repeat-containing protein codes for MKEHTAGSRLVEGVRRVEVHGGRLAVRVRPGYGLDWEGPPSLVAEREGEALVLRTPHPRRWTGWIGPEEQLSLTLPPAVEALVVRCTGEVDLRDLDLEGDLHVRAGDLRASGCRGRWRIRTGAGDVTLVGQHGDLEVQAGAGEVAVRGGRLRRVRIRTGAGDVFLDAEVEAEAEVTTGAGSVDLRPRNQGAARIQARSGFGNVVLDLAGVRGGRMELQTGAGTIHVPGGIHVGRRGGLGQRVVDSLGPGEGTVEITTGAGNIRVVGYGAADRSGGGEGAGPVPGPSTAPPAGPARPEDPAPSPGPAGAGSPPAGAGSGPGHPAPGHPGPGGAALGFAPGSGAGAAAAGGTPAPAGTPETTGPRGDVPAPAGPSPVPEGGGRGPYHHPRQVLEALARGELTVEEADRWLEVLEGAGRDGESEA; via the coding sequence ATGAAGGAGCACACGGCCGGGTCCCGGCTGGTGGAAGGCGTGCGCCGGGTGGAGGTCCACGGCGGGCGGCTGGCGGTGCGGGTTCGTCCGGGCTACGGGCTTGACTGGGAGGGCCCGCCCTCCCTGGTGGCAGAACGGGAGGGCGAGGCCCTGGTCCTGCGCACCCCCCACCCCCGCCGCTGGACGGGCTGGATTGGGCCTGAGGAGCAGCTCAGCCTGACCTTGCCGCCGGCGGTGGAGGCCCTGGTGGTGCGCTGTACGGGCGAGGTCGACCTGCGGGACCTGGACCTGGAGGGCGACCTGCACGTGCGGGCGGGGGATCTCAGGGCCTCGGGCTGCCGCGGCCGCTGGCGCATCCGCACCGGCGCCGGGGACGTCACCCTGGTGGGCCAGCACGGGGACCTGGAGGTGCAGGCGGGGGCCGGCGAGGTGGCGGTGCGGGGCGGCCGGCTGCGCAGGGTGCGCATCCGCACGGGGGCAGGCGACGTCTTCCTCGACGCGGAGGTGGAGGCGGAGGCCGAGGTGACCACTGGGGCCGGCTCCGTCGACCTGCGGCCCCGCAACCAGGGGGCGGCCCGGATCCAGGCGCGATCCGGGTTCGGCAACGTGGTCCTCGACTTAGCCGGCGTGCGGGGCGGGCGCATGGAGCTGCAAACCGGGGCGGGGACGATCCACGTGCCCGGGGGGATCCACGTGGGCCGCCGGGGCGGCCTGGGCCAGCGGGTCGTGGACAGCCTGGGGCCCGGCGAGGGCACCGTGGAGATCACCACGGGAGCGGGGAACATCCGGGTGGTGGGCTATGGTGCGGCGGACCGCTCCGGCGGGGGTGAGGGCGCCGGACCGGTGCCGGGGCCCTCAACGGCTCCGCCCGCCGGACCGGCCCGGCCGGAGGATCCGGCCCCCAGTCCCGGCCCGGCCGGAGCCGGCTCGCCGCCAGCGGGAGCGGGATCCGGTCCTGGGCACCCCGCGCCGGGGCATCCTGGCCCCGGTGGTGCCGCCCTGGGCTTCGCCCCCGGCTCCGGCGCCGGTGCGGCCGCCGCCGGCGGGACTCCGGCCCCCGCAGGAACCCCCGAGACCACGGGGCCCAGGGGGGATGTACCCGCTCCGGCCGGTCCGTCGCCGGTCCCCGAGGGCGGAGGCCGCGGCCCCTACCACCACCCGCGCCAGGTGCTGGAGGCCCTGGCCCGAGGAGAGCTCACGGTGGAAGAGGCCGACCGCTGGCTCGAGGTCCTGGAGGGTGCCGGTCGGGATGGCGAAAGCGAGGCCTGA
- a CDS encoding DUF2089 domain-containing protein → MRPPFEVPARCPHCGHDLEVREVACPACATQIRSRYRLSPFDLLDPEQRRFALLFLRAAGNLREMERMLGVSYPTVRKKLDEIIEALGGPATAGSGEGGAGSPGTASPRGRTRQAILERVRRGELAVDEALELLSAAGPASSPGPGSRPAAGSGGGPDLEDHRIRPGEGEEPQ, encoded by the coding sequence ATGAGACCGCCCTTTGAAGTTCCCGCCCGCTGCCCCCACTGCGGCCATGACCTGGAGGTCCGGGAGGTGGCCTGCCCGGCCTGCGCGACCCAGATCCGGTCCCGCTACCGGCTGAGCCCCTTCGACCTCCTGGATCCGGAACAGCGGCGGTTTGCCCTGCTCTTCCTGCGGGCAGCCGGCAACCTGCGGGAGATGGAGCGGATGCTGGGGGTGTCGTACCCCACGGTGCGCAAGAAGCTGGACGAGATCATCGAGGCCCTGGGCGGCCCCGCCACTGCGGGCTCCGGCGAAGGGGGAGCCGGTTCGCCCGGCACCGCTTCCCCCCGGGGACGAACCCGGCAGGCCATCCTGGAGCGGGTGCGGCGGGGCGAGCTGGCGGTGGACGAGGCGCTGGAACTGTTGAGCGCCGCGGGTCCGGCCAGCAGCCCGGGGCCCGGCTCCCGCCCGGCAGCCGGCTCGGGCGGCGGCCCGGACCTTGAGGACCACCGTATTCGGCCTGGGGAAGGGGAGGAACCACAATGA
- a CDS encoding MFS transporter: MSVTGNPKGAPARNATPAGPSTRKAASPPSLWRRRPFVVLWLARIVSVAGGMANMMAIQWWVLETTGSAQWMASVNAVVTLVMAVAGLPAGVLADRWHRGRFFLILEVGRGLVMAALAALLFTGRATLPAVLALLAVDAAGLALFVPLSSAIWPELVPPQQLAAANGLVATGESVGRIAGPALGGVLASRHPGWAALADAVSYAVSAVAILLAGALGWKAPSPSSPDETAGRPGTASEAGAAAISEAGGGAGSRPAGPATGSHRSFAAQFREGVAAVFGRPDLGPFFILVSVLNLAFAASFVLIPVVVQRVLQGGPQVLGWIQASLAVGALAGGLLAGTGRGPRRARGWMQLIVLQALLGAVLGSSRWLPASIAAGCLFGVVNALVNVAATTMLQQAVTPDLRGRVFGLLYTVAMILQPLGQMAGGTLADRVPVPMIFATTALLTVLAVAAAWWRAPAMRTLLDHPAAGNAASGSGAVEVNRG; this comes from the coding sequence GTGTCCGTCACCGGCAACCCCAAAGGCGCCCCGGCCCGCAACGCCACCCCGGCCGGGCCCTCGACGCGCAAGGCAGCGTCTCCGCCTTCCCTCTGGCGCCGGCGCCCCTTCGTCGTGCTGTGGCTGGCCCGGATCGTCTCCGTGGCCGGCGGCATGGCCAACATGATGGCCATCCAGTGGTGGGTCCTTGAGACCACCGGCTCGGCCCAGTGGATGGCCAGCGTCAACGCGGTGGTCACCCTGGTCATGGCCGTGGCCGGCCTGCCGGCCGGCGTGCTGGCCGACCGCTGGCACCGCGGCCGGTTCTTCCTGATTCTGGAGGTGGGGCGCGGCCTGGTGATGGCCGCCCTGGCCGCCCTGCTCTTCACCGGCCGGGCGACCCTCCCCGCGGTCCTGGCGCTTCTCGCCGTGGATGCCGCGGGCCTCGCCCTCTTCGTACCCCTGAGCAGTGCCATCTGGCCGGAGCTGGTGCCGCCCCAGCAGCTGGCCGCAGCCAATGGCCTGGTGGCCACCGGCGAGAGCGTCGGCCGGATTGCCGGTCCCGCCCTGGGCGGCGTGCTGGCCAGCCGGCATCCGGGCTGGGCCGCCCTGGCCGACGCCGTCTCCTATGCCGTCTCGGCCGTGGCCATCCTGCTGGCGGGGGCCCTGGGCTGGAAGGCGCCCTCGCCGTCCTCTCCCGATGAGACGGCGGGCCGGCCCGGCACCGCCTCCGAGGCCGGCGCTGCGGCCATATCCGAAGCGGGCGGTGGCGCCGGCAGCCGCCCGGCCGGCCCGGCCACGGGCTCCCACCGCTCCTTCGCCGCCCAGTTCCGGGAGGGGGTGGCGGCCGTCTTCGGGCGGCCCGACCTGGGCCCCTTCTTCATCCTGGTGTCGGTCCTGAACCTGGCTTTCGCCGCTTCCTTCGTCCTGATCCCCGTGGTGGTGCAGCGGGTGCTGCAAGGGGGACCCCAGGTGCTCGGGTGGATCCAGGCATCCTTGGCCGTGGGCGCACTGGCCGGCGGCCTGCTGGCGGGGACCGGTCGAGGGCCGCGCCGGGCCCGGGGCTGGATGCAACTGATCGTCCTCCAGGCCCTCCTTGGCGCCGTGCTGGGCTCCAGCCGCTGGCTGCCCGCCAGCATCGCCGCCGGGTGCCTCTTCGGCGTGGTGAACGCCCTGGTCAACGTGGCCGCCACCACCATGCTCCAGCAGGCCGTGACCCCCGATCTCCGCGGCCGGGTGTTCGGCCTGCTCTACACCGTGGCCATGATCCTGCAACCCCTGGGTCAGATGGCCGGCGGCACCCTGGCCGACCGGGTCCCCGTCCCCATGATCTTCGCCACTACGGCCCTTTTGACCGTGCTCGCCGTGGCGGCGGCCTGGTGGCGGGCCCCGGCCATGCGCACCCTGCTGGATCACCCCGCCGCCGGGAACGCCGCGAGCGGGTCCGGGGCTGTGGAGGTGAATCGCGGATGA
- a CDS encoding TIGR01777 family oxidoreductase: MRVVISGGTGLIGSALARRLRALGHEVVILTRGATGGPTGTAAGAAAGEGADGGGGLLRYLSWTAKPVAPGDPRPGWWEAVAGAGAVVNLAGESIAAGRWTPRQKERIRESRIQATRALVQAIEAAEPRPAVLVSGSAVGYYGPRGDEVIDEEAPPGDDFLSRVCVDWEAEARKAGAAGVRVVLVRTGLVLAREGGALPRLVLPFRLGAGGPLGHGRQWVPWIHLDDLVALLVFLIETPGLEGPFNGTAPEPVTSRDLARALGRVLRRPSWLPAPAFALRLALGEMADALLLSGQRAVPRRAREAGFRFRFPEVEPALQDLLDR; the protein is encoded by the coding sequence ATGCGGGTGGTGATCAGCGGCGGCACGGGCCTGATCGGATCGGCCCTCGCCCGCCGGCTGCGAGCGCTGGGGCATGAGGTGGTCATCCTCACCCGGGGGGCGACGGGCGGGCCCACGGGTACGGCGGCCGGCGCGGCGGCCGGGGAGGGGGCGGATGGCGGCGGAGGGCTGTTGCGCTACCTGTCCTGGACGGCGAAACCGGTGGCGCCCGGGGACCCCCGGCCGGGCTGGTGGGAGGCGGTGGCCGGCGCGGGGGCGGTGGTCAACCTGGCGGGGGAGTCCATTGCCGCCGGCCGCTGGACCCCGCGCCAGAAGGAGCGGATCCGGGAAAGCCGGATCCAGGCCACCCGGGCGCTGGTCCAGGCCATCGAGGCGGCCGAGCCCCGGCCGGCGGTGCTGGTGAGCGGGTCGGCCGTGGGCTACTACGGGCCCCGGGGCGACGAGGTGATCGACGAGGAAGCGCCGCCGGGGGACGACTTCCTCAGCCGGGTCTGCGTGGATTGGGAAGCCGAGGCCCGCAAGGCCGGAGCGGCCGGCGTGCGGGTGGTCCTGGTGCGGACGGGGCTCGTCCTGGCCCGGGAGGGGGGCGCCCTGCCCCGGCTGGTTCTTCCCTTCCGGCTGGGTGCCGGTGGGCCGCTGGGTCATGGGCGGCAGTGGGTGCCCTGGATCCACCTGGACGACCTGGTGGCCCTTCTGGTCTTCCTCATCGAAACGCCGGGCCTGGAAGGCCCCTTCAACGGCACGGCGCCTGAGCCGGTGACCAGCCGGGACCTGGCCCGGGCCCTGGGGCGGGTGCTGCGCCGGCCGTCCTGGCTGCCGGCACCGGCCTTCGCCCTGCGCTTGGCCCTGGGGGAGATGGCCGACGCCCTGCTCTTGAGCGGCCAGCGGGCCGTGCCGCGCCGGGCCCGGGAAGCCGGCTTCCGCTTCCGGTTCCCGGAGGTCGAACCGGCGCTGCAGGATCTGCTGGATCGCTAG
- a CDS encoding class I SAM-dependent rRNA methyltransferase → MPPTSSDAGDAGRSGTGPAVASLPRERATRVQLKPGRDAALRQGRLWVYRTDVYTVSDDAYDPGDIVQVVDARGRFVGKGYINPRSMIFVRLLTADPDEGIDRTFFRRRLERALALRRRLQAAQPDTDSFRLVFAEADLLPALIVDRFAGVLVVQTLALGIDRWQPLLVELLDELVAPEGIYERNDVPVRELEGLPQRAGFLRGRFDPRVVIRENGLPLVVDVARGHKTGHFLDQRDNRAALRRYVRGARVLDAFCHTGAFTCHALVYGAREVVAVDIQEEVLAVARENVEQVRRQLGSGEARVTFHHANAFDFLRARAAEGERYDVIILDPPAFAKNRQALAGAYRGYKEINLRAMKMLPPGGILVTCSCSYHMTRDLFEEMLLDAARDVGRRVRILERRGAAPDHPVLLGAGESDYLKCYIVEVW, encoded by the coding sequence TTGCCTCCAACCTCCTCGGACGCAGGGGACGCAGGACGAAGCGGCACCGGTCCCGCCGTGGCGAGCCTGCCGCGGGAACGGGCGACCCGGGTCCAGCTCAAGCCGGGGCGGGATGCCGCCCTGCGCCAGGGCCGGCTCTGGGTCTACCGCACCGACGTCTACACCGTCTCCGACGACGCCTACGACCCCGGCGACATCGTCCAGGTGGTGGACGCCCGGGGGCGGTTCGTAGGCAAGGGTTACATCAACCCCCGGTCCATGATCTTCGTCCGCCTGCTGACCGCCGACCCGGACGAAGGCATCGACCGCACCTTCTTCCGCCGCCGCCTGGAGCGGGCCCTGGCCCTGCGCCGGCGCCTGCAGGCGGCCCAGCCCGACACCGACAGCTTCCGGCTGGTCTTCGCCGAGGCCGACCTGCTGCCCGCCCTGATCGTCGACCGGTTCGCCGGGGTGCTGGTGGTCCAGACCCTGGCCCTGGGCATCGACCGCTGGCAGCCGCTGCTCGTCGAGCTGCTGGACGAGCTGGTGGCGCCCGAGGGGATCTACGAGCGCAACGACGTGCCGGTCCGGGAGCTGGAGGGATTGCCCCAGCGGGCCGGGTTCCTCAGGGGCCGGTTCGACCCGCGGGTGGTGATCCGGGAGAACGGCCTGCCGCTGGTGGTCGACGTGGCCCGGGGGCACAAGACCGGCCACTTCCTGGACCAGCGGGACAACCGGGCCGCCCTGCGGCGCTACGTCCGGGGGGCCCGGGTCCTGGATGCCTTCTGCCACACCGGGGCCTTCACCTGCCACGCCCTGGTGTACGGCGCCCGGGAGGTGGTGGCGGTGGACATCCAGGAAGAGGTCCTGGCCGTGGCCCGCGAGAACGTGGAGCAGGTGCGCCGCCAGCTGGGCAGCGGCGAGGCCCGGGTGACCTTCCACCACGCCAACGCCTTTGACTTTCTGCGGGCTCGGGCGGCCGAAGGCGAGCGCTATGATGTGATCATCCTCGATCCCCCGGCCTTTGCCAAAAACCGCCAGGCGCTGGCCGGTGCCTACCGCGGGTACAAGGAGATCAACCTGCGGGCGATGAAGATGCTGCCGCCCGGAGGGATCCTGGTCACCTGCTCCTGCTCCTACCACATGACCCGCGACCTGTTCGAAGAGATGCTGCTGGACGCCGCCCGGGATGTGGGCCGGCGGGTCCGGATCCTGGAGCGGCGGGGTGCCGCCCCCGACCACCCCGTCCTGCTGGGGGCGGGGGAAAGCGATTACCTGAAGTGCTACATCGTCGAGGTGTGGTAG
- a CDS encoding PaaI family thioesterase gives MTHREVPAPGAAVPGGQPGAQQGETPGGGEPRPPQGRTPPGRGPGAPQGGTPPGGEPAGGTGADPGSGHGAGPDAAGLANPRHPDDAIPFRRHLGIQVVEAAAGRALLRLPARPEIGNRFGNVHGGALATLVDGAMSNAILSLLPAGDRIGGTIELSIRFLEPARGTVMAEGRVLRLGGRIAFAQADVRDAGGHLVATAQGSYALHRHRPPERPGSEPGRPGCGPDPLGRAGRRRA, from the coding sequence ATGACGCACCGGGAAGTCCCGGCGCCGGGGGCCGCGGTGCCGGGCGGGCAGCCCGGTGCACAGCAGGGCGAAACCCCTGGGGGCGGGGAGCCCCGTCCACCCCAGGGCCGAACCCCTCCGGGCAGGGGGCCCGGGGCGCCCCAGGGCGGAACCCCTCCGGGCGGCGAGCCTGCGGGCGGCACCGGCGCGGACCCCGGTTCCGGCCACGGCGCCGGCCCCGACGCCGCTGGTCTGGCGAACCCGCGCCATCCCGACGACGCCATCCCCTTCCGGCGCCACCTGGGCATCCAGGTGGTCGAGGCGGCCGCCGGGCGGGCCCTCTTGCGCCTGCCCGCCCGGCCCGAGATCGGCAACCGCTTCGGGAATGTCCACGGCGGGGCCCTGGCCACCCTGGTGGACGGTGCCATGAGCAACGCCATCCTGTCGCTGCTGCCGGCCGGCGACCGCATCGGCGGTACCATCGAGCTGTCCATCCGGTTCCTGGAGCCGGCCCGGGGCACCGTCATGGCCGAGGGACGGGTCCTGCGCCTGGGTGGCCGGATCGCCTTTGCCCAGGCCGACGTGCGGGACGCCGGCGGCCACCTGGTGGCCACGGCCCAGGGCAGCTACGCCCTGCACCGGCACCGGCCGCCGGAGCGGCCCGGCTCCGAGCCGGGCCGGCCGGGCTGCGGCCCGGACCCGCTGGGCCGGGCGGGGCGCCGGCGGGCGTGA
- a CDS encoding 4a-hydroxytetrahydrobiopterin dehydratase — protein MPQRLDEPAIQERLASLPGWERQGHTLRRVYRLASFRDAVFFVGVVAGLAEGMNHHPDIDIRYRQVTLVLTTHSAGGLTDLDFALAAAIDRHTARWRGAAGEGSGP, from the coding sequence ATGCCCCAGCGTCTTGACGAGCCGGCCATCCAGGAGCGGCTGGCGTCCCTGCCGGGGTGGGAGCGCCAGGGCCACACCCTCCGCCGGGTGTACCGGCTGGCTTCCTTCCGGGACGCCGTGTTCTTCGTGGGCGTGGTGGCCGGGCTGGCCGAAGGGATGAACCACCATCCCGACATCGACATCCGCTACCGGCAGGTCACGCTGGTCCTGACGACCCACAGCGCCGGGGGCCTCACCGACCTGGACTTCGCCCTGGCCGCGGCCATCGACCGCCACACCGCCCGCTGGCGGGGTGCGGCCGGGGAAGGATCGGGCCCATGA